The following proteins are co-located in the Desulfobacterales bacterium genome:
- a CDS encoding sulfite exporter TauE/SafE family protein — protein MMNLVISCALIFIVAVTMTMVGKGGGNFYVVILAIGGLPMHQAATTGQFILFAASVAAMIVFQKNKAVSWPLALLVGGLTAAAALAGGYFSHLFSGFALKIIFAVMLAAAGGVMLLPVSENKHPERTPRFGTLRLKSGEDRYFVNLWIAVPATILTGIGSGMVGVSGGSFLVPLMVVACGVSMHKAVGTSSTLIAAIAFMGFTGHAVQGDFNPQWALPLAAMTVIGGILGGKFALNTKPKYLKQVFAYTNWLAALFMVINAFYTTGGV, from the coding sequence ATGATGAATCTGGTCATTTCCTGTGCGCTGATTTTTATCGTGGCGGTCACCATGACCATGGTGGGCAAGGGGGGCGGCAATTTTTACGTGGTGATTCTGGCCATAGGCGGCCTTCCCATGCACCAGGCCGCCACTACCGGCCAGTTTATTCTTTTTGCCGCATCGGTTGCCGCCATGATCGTGTTTCAAAAAAACAAGGCCGTGTCATGGCCGCTGGCCCTTTTGGTCGGCGGCCTGACCGCTGCGGCCGCACTGGCCGGCGGTTATTTTTCGCATCTGTTCAGCGGTTTTGCCCTGAAAATCATATTTGCGGTCATGCTGGCCGCCGCCGGCGGGGTCATGCTGCTTCCGGTTTCCGAAAACAAGCATCCGGAGCGAACCCCGAGGTTTGGTACATTACGCTTGAAATCCGGAGAGGATCGCTATTTTGTCAATTTATGGATCGCTGTGCCGGCTACAATACTGACCGGGATTGGCTCCGGCATGGTCGGTGTCTCCGGCGGCTCCTTTCTGGTGCCCCTGATGGTGGTCGCCTGCGGCGTATCCATGCACAAAGCCGTGGGGACATCTTCCACCTTGATCGCGGCCATTGCCTTTATGGGGTTTACCGGCCATGCCGTGCAGGGCGATTTTAATCCGCAATGGGCTCTGCCCCTGGCTGCCATGACGGTTATCGGGGGGATTCTCGGCGGGAAGTTCGCCCTAAACACCAAACCGAAATACCTCAAACAGGTGTTTGCCTATACCAACTGGCTGGCGGCCCTTTTTATGGTCATCAATGCCTTTTATACAACAGGGGGCGTTTAG
- a CDS encoding helix-turn-helix domain-containing protein has product MEAEKIRTFLKQHANSREKTAKALGISRSTLWRKMKKPGITPPESET; this is encoded by the coding sequence ATGGAAGCCGAAAAGATCCGCACCTTTCTGAAGCAACACGCAAACAGCCGGGAAAAGACCGCAAAGGCCCTTGGCATCAGCCGGAGCACCCTCTGGCGCAAAATGAAGAAACCGGGCATCACCCCGCCTGAAAGTGAAACGTAG
- a CDS encoding BCCT family transporter yields the protein MKYVFPSLNFWKNQAVFGISLIIVLSLVGLGIIHPSLLDKYSGLVHEYIIETFGWGYLISALVFLVFSIWFAFSKYGKIRLGKDNEKPQYSYFGWFSMLFAAGMGIGMIFWGVAEPMSHYLNPPEYLAGQSDAAAKFAMKYGFFHWGLHPWAVYITMSLAIAYFSFRRGMPPLISSCFYPLIGEKIYGVVGYGIDVLAVFATVFGIVTSLGLGAMQITTGLGEVFDFAPGLQAQVAVIAVVTVLFMISSMTGLDKGIQILSKTNIMLAIILLVFMLLVGPTAYIFNVFTNTMADYLSGLFNMSLSTNPFQGYAWTQSWTIFYWAWWIAWSPFVGLFVASISRGRTIREFILGALFVPTLLTFLWFSVFGGAAFYLEMQEGAEIAKAVSEDVSVGMFRLYAHYPLSGLLTMITVLLLGVFFVTSADSATFVLSMMTSGGSLYPSAAKKITWGILVSSTAVILLYSGGLEALQKMAIAAALPFTVIMLFLCRSLIKGLRYEFKFNPSVTLNQDKQQT from the coding sequence ATGAAATACGTTTTCCCTTCTCTGAATTTTTGGAAAAATCAGGCCGTGTTCGGCATTTCCCTGATTATCGTCTTGAGTCTGGTCGGACTGGGAATCATCCATCCGTCTTTGCTCGACAAATATTCGGGGCTGGTGCATGAATATATCATTGAGACCTTTGGCTGGGGCTATCTGATCTCCGCTCTTGTCTTTCTTGTTTTCAGCATCTGGTTTGCCTTCAGCAAATATGGAAAGATCCGCCTGGGAAAGGACAACGAAAAACCCCAGTACTCCTATTTCGGCTGGTTCAGCATGCTCTTTGCCGCCGGCATGGGCATCGGGATGATCTTCTGGGGAGTGGCCGAGCCCATGAGCCATTACCTCAACCCCCCGGAATATCTGGCCGGACAGTCGGACGCAGCAGCCAAGTTCGCCATGAAATACGGTTTTTTCCACTGGGGGTTGCACCCCTGGGCGGTGTATATCACCATGAGCCTGGCCATCGCCTATTTTTCCTTCCGCCGGGGGATGCCGCCATTGATCTCCAGTTGTTTCTATCCCTTGATCGGGGAAAAGATCTATGGAGTTGTTGGATACGGCATTGATGTCCTGGCTGTTTTTGCCACGGTATTCGGGATTGTGACCTCCTTAGGCCTGGGGGCCATGCAGATCACCACCGGTTTGGGCGAGGTCTTCGACTTTGCCCCCGGCTTGCAGGCCCAGGTGGCGGTCATCGCCGTGGTCACCGTCCTGTTTATGATCTCCAGCATGACCGGGCTGGACAAAGGCATACAGATTTTAAGCAAAACCAATATCATGCTGGCCATCATCCTTCTGGTGTTCATGCTTCTGGTCGGCCCCACAGCCTACATCTTCAATGTGTTTACCAATACAATGGCCGACTATCTTTCCGGCCTGTTCAACATGAGCCTGTCCACCAATCCTTTCCAGGGCTATGCCTGGACCCAGTCCTGGACCATATTCTACTGGGCCTGGTGGATCGCCTGGTCCCCTTTTGTGGGTCTTTTTGTGGCCAGCATCTCCCGGGGCAGGACCATTCGCGAATTCATTCTGGGGGCGTTGTTCGTGCCCACCCTGCTCACTTTCTTATGGTTCAGTGTTTTCGGGGGCGCGGCGTTTTATCTGGAAATGCAGGAAGGGGCGGAAATTGCAAAGGCGGTGTCTGAAGACGTATCAGTAGGCATGTTCCGCCTTTATGCCCATTATCCATTAAGCGGCCTGCTGACCATGATTACAGTGCTTTTGCTGGGCGTTTTTTTCGTCACTTCGGCAGATTCGGCCACTTTCGTGCTGTCCATGATGACCTCCGGGGGAAGCCTCTATCCTTCGGCGGCCAAAAAGATCACCTGGGGCATCCTTGTATCTTCCACGGCCGTTATTCTTCTTTATTCCGGAGGGCTGGAAGCCTTGCAGAAGATGGCCATTGCCGCCGCCCTGCCTTTTACCGTGATCATGCTTTTTTTGTGCCGCAGCCTGATCAAGGGACTGCGTTACGAATTTAAATTCAACCCTTCAGTGACGCTTAATCAGGACAAACAACAGACCTGA
- a CDS encoding rhodanese-like domain-containing protein — protein MEQVLKSLTFEFFGSGQHKLTPEKLFETESAVLLDVRSKEEAASVSINLAAHPNIESRNIPVDEIPDRVDELPKDRLIAVFCPAQVRSSIVYAFLLTKGFEQARVLEGGYSALTEAVKPGKLLKSIPSEAQRR, from the coding sequence ATGGAACAGGTACTGAAATCCTTGACCTTTGAATTTTTCGGCAGTGGTCAGCATAAATTGACGCCGGAAAAATTGTTTGAAACAGAATCCGCCGTGCTGCTTGATGTACGCTCTAAAGAGGAGGCGGCGTCCGTTTCCATTAATTTGGCGGCGCATCCAAATATCGAAAGCCGCAACATCCCGGTGGATGAGATTCCCGACCGGGTCGATGAACTGCCGAAAGATCGGCTGATTGCTGTCTTTTGTCCGGCCCAGGTCCGCTCATCGATTGTTTACGCTTTTCTGCTGACAAAGGGGTTTGAGCAGGCCAGGGTCTTGGAGGGCGGCTACAGCGCGCTTACCGAGGCGGTCAAGCCGGGCAAACTCCTGAAATCCATCCCATCCGAAGCGCAGAGGAGGTAA
- a CDS encoding NifB/NifX family molybdenum-iron cluster-binding protein, whose protein sequence is MIVCVPLFGRRVAPHFGSSSELLFYEVHRDRVQKKERMQHSFNDPMDMARKIAESEPDVLVCGGIQNFCKDWLALRGITVLDNQTGDAREVVARLKDAALI, encoded by the coding sequence ATGATTGTCTGTGTTCCTTTGTTCGGCAGGCGGGTGGCCCCGCATTTCGGAAGTTCATCCGAACTGCTGTTTTATGAAGTCCATCGCGACCGCGTCCAAAAAAAAGAACGGATGCAACACTCTTTCAACGATCCCATGGACATGGCCCGTAAAATTGCCGAGAGCGAGCCGGATGTCCTGGTTTGCGGGGGGATCCAGAATTTCTGCAAAGATTGGCTTGCGCTGCGCGGCATCACTGTTCTGGACAATCAAACAGGAGATGCCCGGGAGGTGGTGGCACGTCTGAAGGACGCGGCACTTATTTAA
- a CDS encoding flavodoxin domain-containing protein, producing MQILNLYCTTTGNTRQVAETIDKTLEAAGHRVTSVSVGKDTEDLELLDYDMVFVGSGVYEWLPGKALQTLFGKLRRKYADMGAIKPASPKRPDKKAVIYCTYGGVHTGINEALPAVKWMAQLFDHLGYIILDEWYVPGEYALEKMKAMSESGRLGDIRGRPNEQDLKSVAEKVKGILKAQQSET from the coding sequence ATGCAAATCCTGAATCTGTATTGTACAACAACCGGAAATACGCGACAAGTTGCGGAAACGATTGATAAAACCCTGGAGGCCGCCGGCCACCGGGTGACCTCGGTTTCCGTTGGCAAGGATACCGAGGACCTGGAACTGCTTGATTATGACATGGTTTTTGTCGGCTCGGGCGTTTATGAATGGCTGCCGGGCAAGGCTTTGCAGACGCTTTTCGGAAAGCTCCGGCGGAAATATGCGGATATGGGCGCGATCAAACCGGCCTCGCCGAAACGGCCGGATAAAAAGGCGGTCATCTACTGTACCTATGGCGGGGTGCATACGGGAATCAACGAAGCCCTGCCCGCAGTGAAATGGATGGCGCAGCTTTTTGACCATTTGGGCTACATCATCCTGGATGAATGGTATGTTCCCGGCGAATACGCCCTCGAGAAAATGAAAGCCATGTCAGAGAGCGGCCGCCTGGGTGATATCCGGGGCCGACCGAATGAGCAGGATCTGAAGTCGGTGGCTGAA